From the genome of Uranotaenia lowii strain MFRU-FL chromosome 1, ASM2978415v1, whole genome shotgun sequence, one region includes:
- the LOC129745364 gene encoding delta(9)-fatty-acid desaturase fat-7-like: MGADSNTKTIPCAKTAELIDATMGLKTRNGNGSLTSSELTDELKQHGSTLDPSQFQKALSNCNNLAHEGEVDKKLKEIGSHTPILPSEIGTDFNFKREIVWKNVIGFAALHVCGWIGLHLAFWQYCDWRTTLYTAWLMYMSGQGVTMGAHRLWAHRAFKAKLWLRVLLLWLHTLAGQNCLYVWVRDHRQHHKYSDTDADPHNANRGFFFSHVGWLMSKKHPKVIEYGKKMDMSDLEADPWIMFQKDHYKLLYTIFAFFAPTAIPVYFWNEDPWYALFVAFFLRTCLSLNGTWSVNSAAHMFGTRAYDKTIWPVENMFVSFVAMGEGWHNYHHAFPWDYRASEYGTPLNLTGTLIDLLAKYGAIWDRKTATSNMVKNRVLRTGDKSHHTYGTDEGRSAFTTLWNIWKHPSNPTYNSIYTPKPKIIQSDGYALIEDELKKSEMDEDILQKEAEELLRRQQEEEQQKTEASKIYDKLSRYIKDQTVEEPAPEDQTNNNLLDKVGKSRLNVDNNENVITRRHI; the protein is encoded by the exons ATGGGTGCCGATTCGAACACCAAAACGATACCGTGCGCCAAAACGGCGGAGCTGATCGACGCCACCATGGGACTGAAAACCAGAAACGGTAACGGAAGCCTTACCTCGTCAGAGCTGACCGATGAGCTGAAGCAGCACGGATCAACCCTGGATCCGTCCCAGTTCCAGAAGGCCCTGTCCAACTGCAACAATCTGGCCCACGAGGGCGAGGTGGACAAAAAGCTGAAGGAAATCGGATCCCACACACCCATCCTGCCGTCGGAGATTGGGACGGATTTCAATTTTAAGCGGGAAATCGTCTGGAAAAATGTGATCGGTTTCGCTGCGCTGCACGTTTGCGGATGGATCGGACTACATTTGGCTTTCTGGCAGTACTGCGACTGGCGAACGACGCTTTACa CTGCCTGGTTGATGTACATGTCCGGCCAAGGAGTCACGATGGGTGCCCACAGGCTGTGGGCCCATCGCGCCTTCAAGGCGAAGCTGTGGCTCCGAGTTTTGCTGCTCTGGCTGCACACCCTGGCCGGTCAAAATTGTCTGTATGTGTGGGTTCGGGATCACCGACAACATCACAAGTACTCGGACACGGATGCGGATCCGCACAACGCCAACCGCGGCTTCTTCTTCTCCCACGTCGGCTGGCTGATGTCCAAGAAACATCCCAAG GTCATCGAGTATGGCAAAAAGATGGACATGTCCGATTTGGAGGCTGACCCGTGGATCATGTTTCAGAAAGA CCACTACAAGCTGCTGTACACGATTTTTGCCTTCTTCGCACCAACTGCTATCCCGGTCTACTTCTGGAATGAGGATCCCTGGTACGCCCTGTTCGTGGCCTTTTTCCTGCGCACCTGTCTGAGTCTCAACGGAACCTGGTCCGTCAACAGTGCCGCTCACATGTTCGGAACACGTGCTTATGATAA GACAATCTGGCCGGTGGAAAATATGTTCGTATCGTTCGTTGCCATGGGCGAGGGCTGGCACAACTATCATCACGCCTTCCCCTGGGACTACCGGGCCTCGGAGTACGGAACCCCGCTGAATCTGACTGGAACGCTGATCGATCTGCTCGCCAAGTACGGTGCTATCTGGGACCGCAAAACTGCCACCTCCAACATG GTGAAAAATcgggtccttcgaaccggagaCAAGTCGCATCACACCTACGGTACCGACGAGGGTCGCAGTGCATTCACGACCCTGTGGAACATCTGGAAGCACCCGTCCAATCCGACCTACAACTCGATCTACACCCCGAAACCGAAGATCATCCAGAGCGACGGCTATGCCCTGATCGAGGACGAGCTGAAGAAGTCCGAAATGGACGAAGACATTCTGCAGAAGGAGGCGGAAGAGTTGCTGCGCCGTCAACAGGAAGAGGAACAGCAGAAGACCGAAGCGTCGAAGATCTACGACAAGTTGTCGCGATACATCAAGGATCAGACAGTTGAAGAGCCGGCGCCTGAAGATCAGACCAATAACAATCTTCTGGACAAGGTTGGCAAGAGTCGACTCAACGTCGATAATAACGAGAATGTGATAACCCGCAGGCATATCTAG